The sequence below is a genomic window from Macrotis lagotis isolate mMagLag1 chromosome 7, bilby.v1.9.chrom.fasta, whole genome shotgun sequence.
CCTCAATCTACACTCTGCATCCATCATTTCAGTATTTGGATGGGAGTAATGTATTTCATCTTGAGTCATCTGGATATGTGGTTGGTCACTGTGTTTATCTGAGattctaagtctttcacagttgtctttgcaatattgttgttattaaataaattgttctcctggttctgttcactttgctttgcatcaattagttattttaaaaccatcacttccatattttcttaagaacattaatattcatttatcttcatatattataatttgttcagtcattccccagttgaaagaTATATcgctctctccatatatatatatatatatatatatatatatatatatatatatatatatataaaacacatatagatgccttttccctttctttaatctctttgaggtGTAGATTTCAacatgctgggtcaaaggatatgcacagttttataccTTTGTACTCTTAATAACTAATTAATAATTTTGgagacatagttccaaactgcttttcagATTGGTTGGACCAGTTTACAATTCtactaacagtgcattaatataagtatttttctacatctcctttagcatttgttgttttctttttttaatcaacttaCCCAATTTGATGGGTAGAAAGTGAtaacctcagagttgctttaatttacatttatttaattatcaGTGACTTAGACATTATTTTGATGTAGCTGttaatagcttgaatttcttcctctgaaaattgtTTGTTCATATCCCTTATTAGTTGCAGAATGAAGATTCCTTTTAATCTCTTGTCTCTTTCACCTCTTTCACCTCTCAAAATTCAGAACAACACCAATTCATCCCCTTgtcctgtttttccttttttgattccCTTTTTTGAATTCATTGGGTTCTGAAAAGtctatttcttctctccttttagtCTTATATCATCATCCAATCCCTTCTAATTGCCCATGTAAATATATCTTTCTAGGTTTATGCTGCTCATCAAAGCTTCCAAGGGCCCCCACTATAGGTTTACAATGGGACTTAGAAGATGAGGGAGAGCTCCTTTATCTTGCTGCCTCCAAATCAAGAGCCTTGCAAACTTCATGTGATTTTGGTTGGTCTCTAGCCATATCAGGAAACTACAAATTTCTTTGCCTTTAAGAATACTGACTTTGCTGATAACTACCTTTCCTAATATCTATGGGCTGAGTTTTTATTGCCCCTAGggtagaagaaataatttaatgggttggggtttggttttttttttttggatttcttaaATCATTATTTAGTGTGAATTTCAGGTTTTATTAGGGTAGTGTCAGAGCCTTGTGGTCAACTCTACTCAGGTAGAAAGTTccttatcattcccattttacagatgaaggacctgaggttcagagatattaaatgacttgcacaatcTACACTCAGTGATATAACTCACATAACTTGTAAACAATAAAGGCAAGATTTAAGTCCAGATCCAATTCTATCCATTTTTCAGGATGTCACAGAAAGTTTGACCCATAATTAAGAGATGTttaaactagagaagaaaatatttagaggAAGTATATTAAACAGTTCTTCAAATATCTGGAGTAGTCATTTGcattaatttttcttgaaaacTTTTCAGAGAACTGAAGTTAGCAGGAATTGACTGAAGAAGATGGGCAGATTTTGGCTTGATGAAAAGCTTAGTAGGGATAGCTTGCCTTGGTAGCTTCACCACTGcaggaggtcttcaagcagaagtGACAAGTGATCACTTGTCAGGATACCGTCAAGAGCAAACCTGTTCACTTATTAAGTGGATTAGACTACAGTTCCTTTTACCTCTTAGATTCTAGAGTTTTATTATGTGAACagtttttatttctctatgagaaaacacacatacaatattatattttattctttatacagtatagtatttttctttcaaaatattgtcATGACTCAATATTTATGGTATTGGTCTATATTAGTCCATAGATCCCAGTGGATCTTTGGGTCctctgaaaaatatataaaaacctgATCCTGACATTGAAGGCCCTTAGTGATTTGATCCCATTTTAccctttaattcaattcaaaaaaattattgattggGTCTTATATGTAAGGCATTGATAGGCACTGGAGGATACAAAAACACAAGCTAGTCCTTCCTTCCAACAGCTTGTTTATTTACATTCTAACCTTCCAACTTTATTTCATGTTATTGTCTTTCACATACTCACCAGTCAGACTGTGAACTTCTCATATTTAGAATACTTCAAAAATTAAGGACATCATGCTTTTTGGGTGCCAGATGCTCTGGTTGCTCTTGCATTTTTCCAAAGTGACATTAATGTAATTCCATCtgcccattttcctttttttaaccacCACAATGCTTCCATGTTAGAATATTCAAGAATGTCATGTATACTCACCCAGAAATCCTGAATATTCTCAAATCATGAAAATACCTTCACTATGTagtcagtttatttttattttttgctcttagactctttgtgaccccaaaaTTCCAATGAAAAGAAAATCGAAGGAATTCCAAAGAGTGAAACTACCAACATCTCTTAGAAACCTTGCTCCCTGTCACTAAATAAGACATATGTCACTAATCAAAACCCTCTTGATAACATTAgtcctcttctagaatgaaggacaaagaataaCAGGGCCTGAGGACCATATATGAGGGAACATGTGTTCAGGACAGGTAAAATAGCTCTTAAGACCACTAAATATTGAAGACCAGAGCATGTTCTTAATATCAGCTCTCGACTGAAAGAAGTTTCTCctatatatttgtcattttcagcCCAGCAAACAAACCAACATAAAGTGTTGTTGCTCAGAGTGTGATGGCAGCCAATCAAACTATTTTATTGCTGTATTTTGCTATCATTAGTAGTCAAGACATATGTCTCTATTTTAACAacaggtttcttttttctcttattcagaGTTGAGGGAGAAAGAATGGACATGGGAGTGGGTCATACAATGGATGAAAGCAAACTTCCTCTAGTTATACCAACAGTACTGCTGTCACTTCAAAACAACAGTTATCCTAAGACATCTGTGCCTCTGATAGGTCATGATATGACAGAATTATACAAGAAACATGAATTGGAAAGAAATGACACCAATTTAGCATATGAACCAATACCAGGAGAAATTGCCGCAATCAGCGTGGTTTTCGGAATTCTGTGGTTGTTTTCTGTATTTGGAAATGCCTTGGTTTGTGTGGTCATCCATAGGAGCAGGAGGACTCAGTCCACTACCAACTACTTTGTGGTTTCATTAGCATGTGCTGACCTCCTCATCAGTGTGGCCAGTGCTCCTTTTGTCCTACTGCAGTTTACATCTGGTAGGTGGACCCTGGGTAATGTCATGTGTAAACTAGTAAGATACTTTCAACACCTCACACCAGGGGTGCAGATCTATGTGCTACTTTCAATATGTATAGACAGGTTCTATACCATAGTCTACCCTTTGAGTTTCAAGGTGTCCAGAGAAAAAGCCAAGAAAATGATTGCAGCATCTTGGATCTTTAATGCAGCCTTTTTGTcccccatattctttttttatggcTCCAGTTGGGATCATCATTgtaattttttcctcccttattcTTGGGATGGGACTCTCTACAGTATTATTCACTTTCTGGTGGGTTTTGTGATTCCATCCTTCTTCATCATCATATTTTACCAAAAGGTCATCAAATATATTTGGAGGATAGGCATTGACAGTCGAACAGTGAAGAGGACAATGAACATCGTTCCAAGGACAAAAGTGAAAACTATCAAAATGTTCCTGATGCTGAATCTAATATTTTTGCTCTCCTGGCTTCCTTTTCATGTGGTCCAACTGTGGCACCCTCATGAAAGAGACTATAGAAAAAGTTCCTTGGTTTTCACAGTGATAACTTGGATATCATTCAGCTCATCAGCCTCCAAGCCTACCTTATATTCCATTTATAATGCCAACTTCAGGAGAGGAATGAAGGAGACTTTTTGCATGTCTTCAATGAAATGCTACCGAAGTAATGCCTATACTATCACAACCAGTTCAAGGGtggctaaaaaaaattatgttggcATTTCAGATATCCCCGTCACAGCCAAAACTGTTACCAAAGACTCAATATATGACTCATTTGATAGGGAAGCCAAGGGGAAAAAGCTTGCTTGGCCCATTAATTCAAATCCACTAAATACTTTTGTCTAATCTCTCTCCATTCTTTTGATAACTATTATGTACCAAATAGACTACAGGCTTTAAAACTTCAggaatggatggatatttacttAGCATACACATTTTAGggggaaatgttttattttgctaTGATGTATTGATTTAATTGTAATATgtatttttgaataattttagtTTACTTCCTAGTTTTTGAGGTTCACTTATCTTAGAATTTACATTGGCTGTATT
It includes:
- the GPR19 gene encoding putative G-protein coupled receptor 19; its protein translation is MDMGVGHTMDESKLPLVIPTVLLSLQNNSYPKTSVPLIGHDMTELYKKHELERNDTNLAYEPIPGEIAAISVVFGILWLFSVFGNALVCVVIHRSRRTQSTTNYFVVSLACADLLISVASAPFVLLQFTSGRWTLGNVMCKLVRYFQHLTPGVQIYVLLSICIDRFYTIVYPLSFKVSREKAKKMIAASWIFNAAFLSPIFFFYGSSWDHHCNFFLPYSWDGTLYSIIHFLVGFVIPSFFIIIFYQKVIKYIWRIGIDSRTVKRTMNIVPRTKVKTIKMFLMLNLIFLLSWLPFHVVQLWHPHERDYRKSSLVFTVITWISFSSSASKPTLYSIYNANFRRGMKETFCMSSMKCYRSNAYTITTSSRVAKKNYVGISDIPVTAKTVTKDSIYDSFDREAKGKKLAWPINSNPLNTFV